In Electrophorus electricus isolate fEleEle1 chromosome 12, fEleEle1.pri, whole genome shotgun sequence, a single window of DNA contains:
- the pcdh1b gene encoding protocadherin-1 isoform X2, translating into MLGQGMGLLWGGVLGWFTLLFFSYGSSTVSILYQLREERPPNTQVGSLASDQGLPDSGHLYKLEVGAPYLRVDGKTGEIYTTEIPIDRETLKDCRSLFEGEPCYLEFEVSITDLMKGSAPRLIEGRIEIQDENDNTPQFPSPILSLSIPENTHVGALFPIPLATDKDAGTNGIAEYSLTPAPDTGSLFSLQVAENSDEKVPQLIVLGNLDRELRDSYDLNIKVVDGGEPPRQSSALLRVTVTDTNDNVPKFERSHYEGEMPENSPVGHSVLQVKANDSDMGANGEVTYTLYQPPSTVQRLLSIDRNTGIVFVKGSVDREEVSQLKFYVQARDNGPQAKSSKVLVTIVVKDKNDNSPSIRIREFGLVAHKDGIANISEDMPVGTAVALVEVSDRDEGENAVVTCVVAGDVPFQLRSASDTGSKRKYFLQTTTSLDYERIKEYRIEIVAVDSGNPALSSTNSLKVQVTDINDNSPIFSPSLYEVDFSEENQPGDRVLDVVATDADSGTNAELIYNIISDSSTKGLFEIDRNTGEVHVMNQLDREHREHYEFQVEAIDKGVPSLRGTATVMVRVLDRNDNDPKFMLNGYSFSVMENMPPHSPVGMVTVLDADKGDNAVVHLSVEPDNGKFMIQNGTGTILSSISFDREKESTYTFRLKAVDGGDPPRSSYVGITINVLDENDNAPYVTKPANSSYKFLKPLTSPDTRVEQVEAEDIDMGLNAELVFSITGGNPHGLFHISSTDGEITLAKEFTRKHNGLHRLVVKVSDKGKPSRHTTALVHIFVNETVGNVSVVESLVGHSLYTPLDRDIAGDPDYMRVQRSNILYGSLAGIAGVILVIVAVVVIRHRLQKEAKSGYQAGKKETKDLYTPKQGPKTGKGKKGKKGKAPKPSKPLEEDEEASLQKGLKFNLMNDSDSPRIHLPLNYPPGSPDLGRHYRSNSPLPSIQLQPQSPSASKKHQAVQDLPATNTFVGTGDNNSTGSDQYSDYSYKTNPPKYTTKQLPHRRVTFSTANQAQDLQDASQHSYYDSGLEESETPSSKSSSGPRIGPLALPEDHYERTTPDGSIGEMDHPENACSVKAVGDTVGLSVS; encoded by the exons ATGTTGGGCCAGGGTATGGGGTTGCTGTGGGGAGGAGTTCTGGGGTGGTTTAcactcctcttcttctcctaCGGCTCCTCCACCGTCTCCATCCTGTACCAGCTGCGTGAGGAGCGCCCGCCCAACACGCAGGTGGGGAGCCTCGCGTCCGACCAGGGCCTGCCCGACTCCGGCCACCTGTACAAGCTGGAGGTGGGCGCCCCTTACCTGCGAGTGGACGGAAAGACGGGGGAGATTTACACCACCGAGATCCCGATAGACCGCGAGACGCTGAAGGACTGCCGCAGCCTGTTCGAGGGGGAGCCTTGCTACCTGGAGTTCGAGGTGTCCATCACCGATCTGATGAAGGGCTCGGCCCCGCGCCTCATCGAGGGCCGCATCGAGATCCAGGACGAGAACGACAACACTCCACAGTTCCCCTCCCCCATCCTGTCTCTGTCCATTCCCGAGAACACCCACGTGGGGGCACTCTTCCCCATCCCGCTGGCCACCGACAAGGACGCCGGCACCAACGGCATCGCGGAATATTCCCTCACGCCAGCCCCCGACACCGGCAGCCTTTTCAGCCTGCAGGTGGCCGAGAACTCGGACGAGAAGGTGCCCCAGCTCATCGTCCTGGGCAACCTGGACCGTGAGCTGCGTGACTCCTACGACCTGAACATAAAGGTGGTGGATGGAGGCGAGCCTCCTCGCCAGAGCAGCGCGCTGCTCAGGGTCACCGTCACCGACACCAACGACAACGTGCCAAAGTTTGAGCGCTCGCACTACGAGGGCGAGATGCCCGAGAACAGCCCAGTGGGCCACTCCGTCCTACAG GTGAAGGCCAATGACTCAGACATGGGGGCTAACGGTGAGGTGACGTACACTCTTTACCAACCACCCTCCACCGTGCAACGTCTCCTAAGCATCGACCGGAACACTGGCATCGTCTTCGTCAAGGGCTCGGTGGACCGTGAAGAAGTCAGCCAGCTGAAGTTCTACGTCCAAGCCAGGGACAATGGCCCCCAGGCCAAAAGCTCCAAAGTCTTAGTAACCATCGTGGTGAAGGACAAGAACGATAACTCGCCGTCTATCAGAATCCGTGAATTCGGCTTGGTGGCACACAAGGATGGGATAGCCAACATCTCAGAGGACATGCCAGTGGGCACGGCTGTGGCCCTGGTGGAGGTGTCGGACCGGGATGAAGGCGAGAATGCCGTGGTGACCTGCGTGGTGGCGGGAGACGTGCCCTTCCAGCTCCGCTCGGCCTCGGACACTGGGAGCAAGCGGAAGTACTTCCTCCAGACCACCACGTCACTGGATTACGAGCGGATCAAGGAGTACCGGATTGAGATTGTAGCTGTCGACTCGGGCAATCCTGCCCTGTCCAGCACCAACTCCCTCAAGGTCCAGGTGACGGACATAAATGACAACTCTCCGATCTTCTCCCCTTCGCTGTATGAAGTGGACTTTTCAGAGGAGAACCAGCCAGGCGACAGAGTGCTGGACGTGGTGGCCACGGACGCCGACAGCGGCACCAATGCCGAGCTGATATACAACATCATCTCAGACTCCTCCACCAAGGGGCTGTTCGAGATTGACCGCAACACGGGAGAAGTCCACGTGATGAACCAACTGGACCGAGAGCACAGGGAGCACTATGAGTTTCAAGTGGAGGCCATCGACAAAGGCGTGCCCAGTCTGAGGGGCACGGCGACGGTTATGGTCAGGGTCCTCGATCGCAACGACAACGACCCCAAGTTTATGCTGAACGGCTACAGCTTCTCTGTGATGGAAAACATGCCCCCTCACAGCCCCGTCGGCATGGTGACCGTCCTTGACGCAGACAAGGGCGACAATGCTGTCGTGCATCTGTCTGTGGAACCCGACAACGGCAAGTTCATGATCCAGAACGGAACGGGAACCATCCTTTCCAGCATCTCCTTtgacagggagaaggagagcacCTACACGTTCCGCCTGAAGGCTGTGGATGGCGGCGACCCTCCTCGCTCCTCCTACGTAGGCATCACCATCAATGTCCTGGATGAGAACGACAACGCCCCGTATGTCACCAAGCCCGCCAACTCCTCCTACAAGTTCCTGAAGCCTCTGACCAGCCCAGACACGCGGGTTGAGCAGGTCGAGGCCGAGGACATTGACATGGGCCTGAACGCTGAGCTGGTGTTCAGCATCACGGGAGGGAACCCCCACGGGCTCTTCCACATCTCCTCCACGGACGGCGAGATCACCCTCGCCAAAGAGTTCACCCGCAAGCACAACGGCCTCCATCGCCTTGTGGTGAAGGTCAGCGACAAGGGAAAGCCCTCCCGTCACACCACCGCACTGGTCCACATCTTCGTGAACGAGACCGTCGGCAATGTGTCCGTGGTGGAGTCGTTGGTCGGCCACAGCCTCTATACACCCCTGGACAGGGACATCGCCGGCGATCCCGACTACATGCGTGTCCAGCGCAGCAACATCCTCTACGGAAGCCTGGCAGGAATCGCGGGCGTCATCCTGGTCATCGTGGCAGTGGTGGTGATCAGGCACCGCCTGCAGAAGGAGGCCAAAAGCGGCTATCAGGCAGGCAAGAAGGAGACCAAGGACCTGTACACCCCTAAACAGGGGCCCAAGACTGGGAAGGGcaagaaagggaagaagggaaAGGCCCCAAAGCCAAGCAAACCCctggaggaagacgaggaggcCAGCCTTCAGAAGGGCCTCAAGTTCAACCTCATGAACGACAGCGACAGCCCCAGAATCCACCTGCCCCTGAACTACCCCCCTGGGAGCCCTGACCTAGGTCGCCACTACCGCTCCAACTCCCCCCTGCCCTCCATTCAGCTGCAGCCTCAGTCGCCCTCTGCCTCGAAGAAGCACCAGGCGGTGCAGGACCTACCCGCCACCAACACCTTCGTGGGGACCGGCGACAACAACTCCACCGGTTCCGACCAGTACTCGGATTACAGCTACAAGACCAACCCACCGAAATACACCACCAAACAG
- the pcdh1b gene encoding protocadherin-1 isoform X3 — protein sequence MLGQGMGLLWGGVLGWFTLLFFSYGSSTVSILYQLREERPPNTQVGSLASDQGLPDSGHLYKLEVGAPYLRVDGKTGEIYTTEIPIDRETLKDCRSLFEGEPCYLEFEVSITDLMKGSAPRLIEGRIEIQDENDNTPQFPSPILSLSIPENTHVGALFPIPLATDKDAGTNGIAEYSLTPAPDTGSLFSLQVAENSDEKVPQLIVLGNLDRELRDSYDLNIKVVDGGEPPRQSSALLRVTVTDTNDNVPKFERSHYEGEMPENSPVGHSVLQVKANDSDMGANGEVTYTLYQPPSTVQRLLSIDRNTGIVFVKGSVDREEVSQLKFYVQARDNGPQAKSSKVLVTIVVKDKNDNSPSIRIREFGLVAHKDGIANISEDMPVGTAVALVEVSDRDEGENAVVTCVVAGDVPFQLRSASDTGSKRKYFLQTTTSLDYERIKEYRIEIVAVDSGNPALSSTNSLKVQVTDINDNSPIFSPSLYEVDFSEENQPGDRVLDVVATDADSGTNAELIYNIISDSSTKGLFEIDRNTGEVHVMNQLDREHREHYEFQVEAIDKGVPSLRGTATVMVRVLDRNDNDPKFMLNGYSFSVMENMPPHSPVGMVTVLDADKGDNAVVHLSVEPDNGKFMIQNGTGTILSSISFDREKESTYTFRLKAVDGGDPPRSSYVGITINVLDENDNAPYVTKPANSSYKFLKPLTSPDTRVEQVEAEDIDMGLNAELVFSITGGNPHGLFHISSTDGEITLAKEFTRKHNGLHRLVVKVSDKGKPSRHTTALVHIFVNETVGNVSVVESLVGHSLYTPLDRDIAGDPDYMRVQRSNILYGSLAGIAGVILVIVAVVVIRHRLQKEAKSGYQAGKKETKDLYTPKQGPKTGKGKKGKKGKAPKPSKPLEEDEEASLQKGLKFNLMNDSDSPRIHLPLNYPPGSPDLGRHYRSNSPLPSIQLQPQSPSASKKHQAVQDLPATNTFVGTGDNNSTGSDQYSDYSYKTNPPKYTTKQLPHRRVTFSTANQAQDLQDASQHSYYDSGLEESETPSSKSSSGPRIGPLALPEDHYERTTPDGSIGEMDHPENGAES from the exons ATGTTGGGCCAGGGTATGGGGTTGCTGTGGGGAGGAGTTCTGGGGTGGTTTAcactcctcttcttctcctaCGGCTCCTCCACCGTCTCCATCCTGTACCAGCTGCGTGAGGAGCGCCCGCCCAACACGCAGGTGGGGAGCCTCGCGTCCGACCAGGGCCTGCCCGACTCCGGCCACCTGTACAAGCTGGAGGTGGGCGCCCCTTACCTGCGAGTGGACGGAAAGACGGGGGAGATTTACACCACCGAGATCCCGATAGACCGCGAGACGCTGAAGGACTGCCGCAGCCTGTTCGAGGGGGAGCCTTGCTACCTGGAGTTCGAGGTGTCCATCACCGATCTGATGAAGGGCTCGGCCCCGCGCCTCATCGAGGGCCGCATCGAGATCCAGGACGAGAACGACAACACTCCACAGTTCCCCTCCCCCATCCTGTCTCTGTCCATTCCCGAGAACACCCACGTGGGGGCACTCTTCCCCATCCCGCTGGCCACCGACAAGGACGCCGGCACCAACGGCATCGCGGAATATTCCCTCACGCCAGCCCCCGACACCGGCAGCCTTTTCAGCCTGCAGGTGGCCGAGAACTCGGACGAGAAGGTGCCCCAGCTCATCGTCCTGGGCAACCTGGACCGTGAGCTGCGTGACTCCTACGACCTGAACATAAAGGTGGTGGATGGAGGCGAGCCTCCTCGCCAGAGCAGCGCGCTGCTCAGGGTCACCGTCACCGACACCAACGACAACGTGCCAAAGTTTGAGCGCTCGCACTACGAGGGCGAGATGCCCGAGAACAGCCCAGTGGGCCACTCCGTCCTACAG GTGAAGGCCAATGACTCAGACATGGGGGCTAACGGTGAGGTGACGTACACTCTTTACCAACCACCCTCCACCGTGCAACGTCTCCTAAGCATCGACCGGAACACTGGCATCGTCTTCGTCAAGGGCTCGGTGGACCGTGAAGAAGTCAGCCAGCTGAAGTTCTACGTCCAAGCCAGGGACAATGGCCCCCAGGCCAAAAGCTCCAAAGTCTTAGTAACCATCGTGGTGAAGGACAAGAACGATAACTCGCCGTCTATCAGAATCCGTGAATTCGGCTTGGTGGCACACAAGGATGGGATAGCCAACATCTCAGAGGACATGCCAGTGGGCACGGCTGTGGCCCTGGTGGAGGTGTCGGACCGGGATGAAGGCGAGAATGCCGTGGTGACCTGCGTGGTGGCGGGAGACGTGCCCTTCCAGCTCCGCTCGGCCTCGGACACTGGGAGCAAGCGGAAGTACTTCCTCCAGACCACCACGTCACTGGATTACGAGCGGATCAAGGAGTACCGGATTGAGATTGTAGCTGTCGACTCGGGCAATCCTGCCCTGTCCAGCACCAACTCCCTCAAGGTCCAGGTGACGGACATAAATGACAACTCTCCGATCTTCTCCCCTTCGCTGTATGAAGTGGACTTTTCAGAGGAGAACCAGCCAGGCGACAGAGTGCTGGACGTGGTGGCCACGGACGCCGACAGCGGCACCAATGCCGAGCTGATATACAACATCATCTCAGACTCCTCCACCAAGGGGCTGTTCGAGATTGACCGCAACACGGGAGAAGTCCACGTGATGAACCAACTGGACCGAGAGCACAGGGAGCACTATGAGTTTCAAGTGGAGGCCATCGACAAAGGCGTGCCCAGTCTGAGGGGCACGGCGACGGTTATGGTCAGGGTCCTCGATCGCAACGACAACGACCCCAAGTTTATGCTGAACGGCTACAGCTTCTCTGTGATGGAAAACATGCCCCCTCACAGCCCCGTCGGCATGGTGACCGTCCTTGACGCAGACAAGGGCGACAATGCTGTCGTGCATCTGTCTGTGGAACCCGACAACGGCAAGTTCATGATCCAGAACGGAACGGGAACCATCCTTTCCAGCATCTCCTTtgacagggagaaggagagcacCTACACGTTCCGCCTGAAGGCTGTGGATGGCGGCGACCCTCCTCGCTCCTCCTACGTAGGCATCACCATCAATGTCCTGGATGAGAACGACAACGCCCCGTATGTCACCAAGCCCGCCAACTCCTCCTACAAGTTCCTGAAGCCTCTGACCAGCCCAGACACGCGGGTTGAGCAGGTCGAGGCCGAGGACATTGACATGGGCCTGAACGCTGAGCTGGTGTTCAGCATCACGGGAGGGAACCCCCACGGGCTCTTCCACATCTCCTCCACGGACGGCGAGATCACCCTCGCCAAAGAGTTCACCCGCAAGCACAACGGCCTCCATCGCCTTGTGGTGAAGGTCAGCGACAAGGGAAAGCCCTCCCGTCACACCACCGCACTGGTCCACATCTTCGTGAACGAGACCGTCGGCAATGTGTCCGTGGTGGAGTCGTTGGTCGGCCACAGCCTCTATACACCCCTGGACAGGGACATCGCCGGCGATCCCGACTACATGCGTGTCCAGCGCAGCAACATCCTCTACGGAAGCCTGGCAGGAATCGCGGGCGTCATCCTGGTCATCGTGGCAGTGGTGGTGATCAGGCACCGCCTGCAGAAGGAGGCCAAAAGCGGCTATCAGGCAGGCAAGAAGGAGACCAAGGACCTGTACACCCCTAAACAGGGGCCCAAGACTGGGAAGGGcaagaaagggaagaagggaaAGGCCCCAAAGCCAAGCAAACCCctggaggaagacgaggaggcCAGCCTTCAGAAGGGCCTCAAGTTCAACCTCATGAACGACAGCGACAGCCCCAGAATCCACCTGCCCCTGAACTACCCCCCTGGGAGCCCTGACCTAGGTCGCCACTACCGCTCCAACTCCCCCCTGCCCTCCATTCAGCTGCAGCCTCAGTCGCCCTCTGCCTCGAAGAAGCACCAGGCGGTGCAGGACCTACCCGCCACCAACACCTTCGTGGGGACCGGCGACAACAACTCCACCGGTTCCGACCAGTACTCGGATTACAGCTACAAGACCAACCCACCGAAATACACCACCAAACAG